From Columba livia isolate bColLiv1 breed racing homer chromosome 27, bColLiv1.pat.W.v2, whole genome shotgun sequence:
GCCGCGTTTGGCTTTGGGGATCGCTTGGAAGAAGCCGTCGgggatgattaagggactggttCGGGCTCGGCCGCGTGAGAGGCGAGCGCacgtgtgctgggcagggcggCCGGTGCTCAGCCCTGCACAccctcccagggctgggggggcccTTCCGACACCCCAAATCCCGCTGGGCGTTCccagcctctgctgctcctgccccccatcccagcttctcctcatggtgggttttttaccctttctgcTGAGCTTTCCCCCCTCGCTGTCCCTTCCCGCCCAGAGCCTCTTGCACCCCAGGAGCACCGGGGGGTGACGGTCCCGGCCCCAGCGGGGTGACACCGCTCGCGAGTCCCGGAGTCCCGTGCACAACGAGGAGGAAAACGCCCTTTCCAGGGCCTCATTCCCCGACTtgccccccaaaacccaactTACCCCCCCGCGCTCCGAACCCGCGCACCCCCCGCAGTCAGCTCCGTGTCATTGTCCCTTTGCTGCTTTCGCTCGCGCTGACCCGGTAGCGACGTGTCTCCAAAGCTCCGCTTCGCTGCTTCGTGACCCCCAATCCCGTGTCCCCAAACCCGTGTCCTGTGGGTACAACGTGGCCGTTCCTGCTCCCCGGGGCACAACCTGGGGCTTCGTCCCTTCGTGTCCCCCGTGTCACCGGTGGCTTTGTGCTCGGAGGGGACGTGGTGACCGCGCGGTTTTTAGTCCCTAAGTATCCGCAATAATCAGTAACTCGCCACCTGGGTTGTTCGTTGCCAGCAGTGCTCTCTGCCCTTCCTGTTGGTGTTCACTAACGTAAAACGGTCTTTGTTACGGTAAGAGGATTTGGTTTTGTACGGTACTtcagcagaaaaagacaaaaaaacacaaaaacgaccaaaaaaacacacacacaaaaaaaagagaagaaataaacagaattacTAAAGGGGCCGCGAGGATTCCTGTGGGTGTTGCGCCAATGGGGCTCGTCCTGTGTCCTGGGCTGGGCGCAGGATGTGACCTATTGcctggggagctgggacaggTGGGGACTGTCCCCATACAGGGAGGTGGCAGCACAGGGAGGTGGCACCGAAGCCCGAGGGGCGAGGAACAGCCGGAAACGGCAGCTGAACCCAGCGGGGAAGTGCAGGGTTCAGTGCTCAGCCCCAGCCGTGAGCACAGGGGGATTTCGGGCAGCACCGAAGCCCCTGGGGGTTCCATAGAGGTCTGGGGGTTCCCACACAGAGCCACCCCCCTGCCCGTTCGGAGCCGCTGAGCACGGTGTTGGGTTCCTGTCCCCACCGTGTCACAACCTGCGGGGAAGCGGCAGCCGCCGCGGGGCTGAGTGGCTgtgaccccaaaccccccttCAGGGCTTGGCTCCCGAGGGGCCAGCGGGGACGGGGCGTCCAGAGCCgggggggacagcggggacagggTGACCCGAGCCGGCTGTCCCCACTGAGTCAGCAGCGTTGGCGTCACAGGAGGCGGCCGGTTGATCCGGGCAGGACGGGTGCGCGGGGGCGGGCGCAGCCGGGCTTTAAAACCCCCGGCAGCGCCGGGCTCAGCTTCCCGCCACCCCACAGCGTCCCCATGGCCCCCGCGGTGACGCTGGCGCTGCCGGTGGCCCTGCTGGCCCTGGGGCTCGGGGTGGCGGCCGCCACCCCCGGCTGTGACGCCCCAGCCCCGCTATGGTGCAGCTCGCCGGAGATCGCCGCTGCTTGCCAGGTCAGAGTCACCGCGGCCACCGGGCGCAAGGGGACACGTCCCGCcgggacagcgtggggacatCGCCCGCCGTACCCGGTGCTGAGTATCCCTGTGGCACAGGCTGGCACGTCGCGGGGGTGCCCGGGGATCCTGTGCCGCGCTGGGGACACACCGACCCCCAATCCATCCCCAGCTGCTTTTTCGGCATAAAACCACCTTTTTGGCTTATTCCACTCTGCGACAGTGGGTCCGGCAGCGCCCTGGGGGTGCAGCCGCAACCGGGTGGTGGGCGCTGGGCTGCGTCCCCACCCAGACACATCCCGCCTCACCAGAtctgttttccccaaaaatattttgaggaaGTTCCCTCGGAAAGCCCCAGTGCCGCGCTGGCACCGCACCAGACCCGCGGCCCCCGCAGCCACTCTCacttccctccccagccctgcgcGCCCCGGCCCCACATCCCAGGAGCTTCACCCCCCATCCCCTGCAAATATTGGGGTcgctgaacccccaaaccctcccgCAGGCCGAGCGCCGCTGCGCCAACCGCTCGCAGCCAGCGGCAGCCCCCGTGGAGCTGAGCCTGTTCTACGAGAGCCTGTGCCCGGCGTGCCGCGCGTTCCTGGTGCAGGAGCTCTTCACCGCGTGGCTGGTGCTGCCCGACGACGTCCTCAGCGTCACCCTGGTCCCCTATGGCAACGCGCAGGTAGGAGCTGCTGCCACCGGTGCCTGTCCCCTGTGCCACTGGTGCTTGTCCCCGGTGCCGCTGTTGGCTGCTCAGACCCGTGTGTCCCCCAGGAGAGGAACGTCAGCGGGAAGTGGCGCTTCCAGTGCCAGCACGGCCCCGAGGAGTGTTTGGGCAACATGATCGAGGTGACGGTGACAATCCCCATCCCCAA
This genomic window contains:
- the IFI30 gene encoding gamma-interferon-inducible lysosomal thiol reductase, coding for MAPAVTLALPVALLALGLGVAAATPGCDAPAPLWCSSPEIAAACQAERRCANRSQPAAAPVELSLFYESLCPACRAFLVQELFTAWLVLPDDVLSVTLVPYGNAQERNVSGKWRFQCQHGPEECLGNMIETCLMHEAKDFSTYFPVIFCLESGSSVTKNLEACLQVYAPQLDSGRIAACVQGDVGAALMHRNAQLTEALDPPHQYVPWILVNGKHTDELQEQAQASLLGLICRLYQGEKPEACGGSGAPKVPARCRR